A genomic stretch from Podospora pseudoanserina strain CBS 124.78 chromosome 3, whole genome shotgun sequence includes:
- a CDS encoding hypothetical protein (EggNog:ENOG503NZ4H; COG:D; COG:O), whose amino-acid sequence MGAIRNTNRGYATRQSKTMNHVVPYNQESRRKRSASSPSNTRDSGYGSLESCRESQESPEESDEPARPIELRELPSNIKKTGRPFANLCMNYDGNSSEDDDQPKDDGEQTPITGSSPETITRPPTRLHRNTVALTVNYPRPRPALSTSLSFDASPALPRRTTNGSPVASFSWSRSPDRFIPARPRERETQTERYRTRKPANQLTRAEKLLRHKGAAEDAFCSPRRVPSAPIFGDLRDRGEPVHHDGIRYVSTPTVLGPRDLNGTHNGDRQISYGAVWGVGGLGPGNTAVDNGRGQLVTSSTNARHFQSNFPTLQPRPDEQREKYGARLAVALGLDRAEKVLRVSLPRQVDANNLSSHGLTKWNGVQWVKDHPTTAAASGKPSKKRKLPFAPFKVLDAPSLRDDFYCSVLAFSYINSTLAIGLGDMVYGWSEHGGVQLLNGSARPSQYEYLDGPSHITSVAFSSTEGEAAILAVGRSSGMLSLMSLKDKPDRGERHGAGRRPRFELSMESPVSCLSWRPCLNKERADKCMPPEDRESFAYRASWTHEDLLVGTDEGRVLLYAVDWPSPEEKELWGLDGRVTLLLNIQVHSQQICGLAWCPKGNYFATGANDNLCCLFDYEELCNNMNNAADESGLHNGSTVETVETDIPQQEPPSDDTTGSRQMPESQIRYIKSDGVKHKWRHGAAVKAIAFCPWQDGLVATGGGSNDKCIHFFHTKSGSALATISVSAQVTSLIWSTTRREIAATFGYASPEHPVRIAVFSWPDCRQVAAVPWPSEHRALYAIPYPSGPEEEKRTEKGYLDELNPKRRYKMEGCIMVAASDNSVRFHEVWGRDDKVATMGGVGMLGGSDILEGLEGIDKEGDVIR is encoded by the exons ATGGGCGCCATACGCAACACCAACCGTGGCTACGCTACAAGGCAAAGCAAAACCATGAACCACGTGGTTCCATACAACCAAGAGTCACGTCGTAAACGGTCCGCCAGCTCTCCTTCCAACACGCGAGACTCGGGATACGGTTCGCTGGAATCATGCCGGGAGAGTCAAGAATCCCCAGAAGAATCTGATGAGCCTGCAAGGCCCATTGAGCTTCGCGAGCTGccctccaacatcaagaaaACAGGGCGTCCCTTTGCCAACCTGTGCATGAACTATGATGGAAATTCTTCCGAAGACGATGATCAACCCAAGGACGACGGTGAACAAACTCCAATAACCGGAAGCTCGCCGGAGACTATCACACGTCCACCCACAAGACTACACAGAAACACAGTCGCTCTGACCGTCAACTACCCTCGCCCACGACCTGCACTTTCTACATCGCTTTCGTTTGACGCCAGCCCGGCCCTTCCGCGAAGAACTACCAACGGCTCTCCTGTAGCCAGCTTTTCCTGGTCTCGATCACCAGACCGTTTCATTCCTGCCAGAcccagagagagagaaactCAGACGGAGAGGTACAGGACTAGGAAGCCAGCGAACCAACTGACCCGAGCCGAGAAGCTTCTGCGGCACAAGGGAGCCGCCGAAGACGCCTTTTGCTCCCCTCGTCGCGTTCCTAGTGCTCCCATATTTGGCGACCTTCGGGACCGGGGAGAGCCTGTTCATCATGATGGCATTAGATATGTCTCAA CTCCCACTGTTCTCGGACCTAGGGATCTGAATGGCACCCACAACGGCGACAGACAGATCAGCTACGGCGCAGTatggggtgttgggggtctTGGTCCTGGAAACACCGCTGTTGACAATGGTCGAGGTCAGCTGGTCACGAGTAGTACAAACGCCAGGCATTTTCAGTCCAACTTTCCCACACTGCAACCAAGACCCGACGAGCAACGGGAGAAATACGGTGCGCGCCTTGCGGTGGCTCTCGGCCTGGATAGAGCCGAGAAGGTACTTAGGGTCAGTCTCCCTCGACAGGTCGAtgccaacaacctcagctCCCACGGCCTCACCAAATGGAACGGCGTTCAATGGGTCAAGGAtcacccaacaacagccgcgGCATCTGGCAAGCCATCTAAGAAGCGCAAGCTACCATTTGCACCGTTCAA AGTCCTCGATGCTCCCAGCCTACGAGACGACTTTTATTGCTCTGTCCTGGCTTTTTCAtacatcaacagcaccctTGCTATCGGGCTGGGTGACATGGTGTACGGCTGGTCTGAGCACGGCGGTGTACAGCTGTTGAACGGCAGTGCGCGACCCTCGCAGTACGAATACCTCGACGGACCCAGTCATATCACGAGTGTCGCCTTTTCGAGCACCGAAGGGGAAGCAGCTATCTTGGCTGTTGGAAGGTCGAGTGGCATGTTGTCACTTATGTCATTGAAAGATAAGCCGGACCGCGGCGAAAGACATGGGGCAGGCCGAAGACCTCGATTCGAACTGTCGATGGAGTCGCCCGTCTCTTGTCTCAGCTGGAGGCCTTGCCTCAACAAAGAAAGGGCCGACAAGTGTATGCCTCCCGAGGACCGGGAATCCTTCGCGTACCGGGCTTCTTGGACCCATGAGGACTTGCTTGTCGGGACTGACGAAGGTCGCGTGCTCCTGTATGCGGTCGATTGGCCAAGtccggaggagaaggagttgtGGGGCTTGGATGGCAGAGTAACTCTCTTGCTGAACATCCAGGTCCATTCCCAACAGATCTGCGGATTGGCTTGGTGCCCCAAAGGGAATTACTTTGCTACAGGGGCCAACGACAACCTGTGCTGTCTTTTTGACTACGAGGAACTATGCAACAATATGAACAACGCTGCTGATGAGTCTGGCTTGCACAATGGGTCTACAGTCGAGACTGTCGAGACCGACATTCCTCAACAGGAGCCTCCGAGTGACGACACTACAGGGTCAAGACAGATGCCTGAAAGCCAAATCCGATACATCAAGTCGGACGGAGTGAAGCACAAGTGGAGGCATGGGGCTGCGGTCAAAGCCATTGCCTTTTGCCCCTGGCAGGACGGACTTGTTGCAACAGGCGGAGGATCCAACGACAAGTGTATACACTTTTTTCACACCAAATCAGGCTCAGCACTGGCAACCATCTCTGTATCGGCTCAGGTCACCAGCTTGATCTGGTCCACCACTCGAAGGGAAATCGCAGCCACGTTTGGGTACGCGTCGCCCGAGCACCCGGTCCGCATCGCCGTCTTTTCGTGGCCGGACTGTCGCCAGGTCGCGGCCGTGCCATGGCCCAGTGAGCATCGTGCGCTGTATGCTATTCCCTATCCTAGTGgtcctgaggaggagaagcggaCTGAGAAGGGCTACTTGGATGAGCTGAACCCCAAGAGGCGCTACAAGATGGAAGGCTGCATTATGGTCGCGGCAAGCGATAATAGCGTCCGGTTTCACGAAGTGTGGGGGCGAGACGACAAAGTGGCCACTATGGGCGGCGTCGGCATGCTGGGGGGCAGCGACATCTTGGAGGGTCTCGAGGGGATTGacaaggagggggatgttaTTCGTTGA